A stretch of DNA from Halioglobus japonicus:
CGCCCTTGTCGCCAGTGTGAAGGTAGCCTTCGCTGTCGATGGTTTGAGCGCTGAGCTCGGGTTCTTTGTAATAGCCGAGCATATTGGTCGGCGACTTCACCAGAATTTCGCCCTCGGCAGAGAGTTTGCAAATCACATGGGGGTTGGCATTGCCCACATAGCCGATACGGGCCTGGCCCGACTGGGTGGAGTGCGAGTAAGCGAAGTTCTCGCTCATCGCGTAGCCCTCGAGAATGTCGATGCCGAGATTGCTGTACCAGCGCATCAGCGATGTCGACAGAGGAGCAGCGCCGCTGATGGCGATGCGTAGCTTGTCCATGCCCAGTGCACCGGTAAGTTTGCGGCGAACAATGCCGGCGACAATCGGTAACCGCAGAAGCCGCTCAAGTTTTTTCTCCGGGACCTGTTCCAGCACCCGCTGCTGCAGCTTGCTCCAGATTCTCGGTACGGCGAAAAATAGGGTGGGTCGAGCCCGGCGCAGGTCGTCGGCAAACGTGTCCAGTGAATGGGTGAAGTAAACCCGGAAACCGTTGTATAACTGATTGATTTCTACTGCGGCGCGCTCGGCCACGTGGGCCAGGGGCAGATAGGAAAGCATGCGGTCTTGTTCGCGGGTGTCGTACAGATCTCCGGTCAGTTGGCCCACTGTCGCCAGGTTTGCGAATGAGTGCATCACGCCTTTGGGCATGCCTGTGGTGCCGGAGGTGTAAATAATCGTTGCGAGTGCTTCCAGTGGTTGAGCCGGTTCGCCGGGCATTGGTAACTGTTCGCGCAGGATGTCGCCCCAGCGAGTCGTCCCTTCTGCAATCTCAGTCGAAGCCAGTGGCAGGCTGATCAGAGACACCTGTTCCGGGATGCCGGCGCGAATGGTCTCCCAGTCCTGCAGTTTGCCCACGAACATGATCTCAGCTTCGCTGTGTTCAAGCACCTTGCGAACCGTATCTGCGGCGAGAATCGGGTAGAGCGGTACAGAGATGTGGCCCGCCATCCAGATCGCCAGGTCGGCAATAATCCAATGGCAGCAGTTGCTGGACATGAGTGCCACGCGGCTGCCCGGGGCAAGCTCTTGAGCCTGCAGGTAGCTGGCAATCCGCCTGGCCTGCTGGCCCACGTCACGCCAGGTCAGCGACTCGACCTCATCCTCGGGGCCGGGTTGCACGAAGCCGATGTCGTCGGCGTTCTCCCGCTCGCGAGCGTAAAAGGCTTGTAGTGGTCCCCGCTGGATCTCTGGCAAAACGCTGGTCATGGCTGTAGCTTCCCCGGATTGTGATTAGGGTGTTCATATTAGGCATGGCCTGCAGCGCGGGGAGTGGCCCGGGCGATCAAATAAACTGGCTCCTCAGAGCGCGAACTCGTTACCGGCCTCCGTCGCGGTGACTTGTCCGGCTTTGCCGATAATGTCACCCTCCAGCATCCGGGCCAGGGTGCTGCTATTCGCTTCGACATTCGCCAGGATTCTTTCGCCGCTAGGGTTGGTAGCAACGATGAACCCGCGTTGGGGGCCTGTTTTGTCGTAAGCGACGGTATAGGCCTCTACGGTAGCGGTCCCCTCGGGGTTGGCCGCCAGCGAGCAGCGAGGGCTCTCGTCTACCTCAGCCTGCAGGCTTTCCGCATCAATAGGTTGCCAGGGCTGGGTGGGTGGCTCGCTGGAATAGATGCCCACTGAATGTTTGGTCAGGTACAGGCCATTGGCTGTGACCAGGCCGTTGCCGCCAGTCTTGCCCAATTGATCTGCCATCTGGGCAATGGCGTGCAGAGAGTAGTTATTGCCCGGTCCGCCGAAGAAAGGTAGCCCGCCGGTCACGGTAACGCCGCGGTTATCCAGAGGATCAAGGCCAATCTCGTTGCAAGCGATCTCTACGGCGCAGGGAAAACAGCTGTAGAGATCAAAGTGGTCGATGTCTTCAAGCGTCATGTCTGCCGCGGTGAGACTGGCGTTCACCGCCTTGCCAATGGCCGGGGCGCGTTTCAGGTCCGGTCGCTCACTGACATGCCATACCTCGTTGATATCTGTGCCGCTGCACAGGTAGATGCACTGTGATTCGGGAATGCCCAGTTCAGTAGCGTGTCCTGCGGTGGTCATGATAATGGCGGCTGCCATGTCTACCGCCAGCAGTGCATTCATAGCTTTGGTATAGGGATAGCCTATATAGCGGTTGCCCTTGTCGGGCGTGGCAATCGCGTCGGCACTGAGGCATTCCTGACGCCAGGCGTACGGGTTGTCGGCCGCTACAGCGGCCATGCTCGCGCACAATTCGGCAGATAGTGACTGGCCGTTGTTGCTGTGCCGCAGCGCGGACTCAAACAGCGGGTAGGTGTTAATCGGTTCGTACAGACCGTGAGCCTGCTCGATGCTGTTCAGTCCATCCTTGTCTTCGGGGCCAACCATCGTCGGCGCCTCGCAGGGCTCACCCATCCAGCTGCTAATGTCTGCGCCGCTGCGCATGGCACTGAAAAAATTGTGAATAAATTCCGCACCGTTAACCAGGACTGCCTTGAACTGGCCTTGCGCAAGGCGATTAGCAAAGTGGTTGACGAGAAACTGGGGTGTGTTGCCACCTATGCCGGTTTGAAAACACTGGGGGTTATCCAGGCCGACGCGTTCGGCGATGATCCGACCCGGGTTGCGGGGAAGTAGTG
This window harbors:
- a CDS encoding AMP-binding protein; translation: MTSVLPEIQRGPLQAFYARERENADDIGFVQPGPEDEVESLTWRDVGQQARRIASYLQAQELAPGSRVALMSSNCCHWIIADLAIWMAGHISVPLYPILAADTVRKVLEHSEAEIMFVGKLQDWETIRAGIPEQVSLISLPLASTEIAEGTTRWGDILREQLPMPGEPAQPLEALATIIYTSGTTGMPKGVMHSFANLATVGQLTGDLYDTREQDRMLSYLPLAHVAERAAVEINQLYNGFRVYFTHSLDTFADDLRRARPTLFFAVPRIWSKLQQRVLEQVPEKKLERLLRLPIVAGIVRRKLTGALGMDKLRIAISGAAPLSTSLMRWYSNLGIDILEGYAMSENFAYSHSTQSGQARIGYVGNANPHVICKLSAEGEILVKSPTNMLGYYKEPELSAQTIDSEGYLHTGDKGEISADGHLKITGRIKDIFKTSKGKYVAPAPIEDKLQRHTALELVCVTGANLPQPIALVTLAEDASHDHATLQRELESLLAETNASLDKHENLSQIIVFPTPWTVESNIVTPTLKIKRPEVDKAYMPRVPYWQSQPQRVIFADH